The genomic interval CAAACAGAGAACAGTTCGGAAGAAAAGATATGAGGTTAAATATCCAACAAATGAGCAAAAGTGAGATCGCTCATTGTAGTGGAAAGGAGCACAAAGACTAAATAATAAAAACTGCAGTTAATAATAATCTAACTTCTTAAGTACCACCATCCATACAATCTAGTAACTGGATTCAATGAAGTAACTGAATTCAAAAGTACCAACAGCCATAAAATCTGAAAATGGCACAAATGGACTTGAACAGAATTAGGATGTTAAAATTTAGCTGATTTAACCAAGGAACAAGTCAGCGTTTAGAGAAGTAGGCAATGCAGGTTTGATCCATCAAACTGTTCCAAGTATTGAGTGTGTCGCGAGGAATAATTTAAGCAGAACATCCATATATGTTAATTTTCAAAGAAAACAAGGATACCTTCTTTTTCTTAACAGGCTTGAGAATTTTAATGATGCAGCGCTCATCATTTGTCACATTAATTCCTTCGAAGACTTCACTGTATTTCCCTCTGCCTACCTTTCGCACAACCTCGTAATCATCCTGCTCACTGAATGGAGAAGAACAATCCATTGGTAACAGAGCAtaactaaaagaaaataaatagtttgatttttttttacttcacaTTCCCCCAAGTTGTCAATTAAAACAGTCAAATAGATATTAGCAAGGTAGAAGAACATTTTTTAATCATGATAACAATATATGGTCATGTAAATGCTGTCTATTATCCAGTTAGGCATATTGGTTGGTGCAAATCTAGTTTATTTCACCAAAACCTCCTCTGGCCATACATTGAGATAAAATGGTTTCCCTCAATGAATATATTTGTGAGTGATTTTAGTAGTGTAGAATGTAGTTCCCTCAATGCATACACAGCTCACATGATAAATCTAGTCAGATgacccaccaaaaaaaaaggccatCAATAGTATTGAAGAACAGTGCCCATTTGTccaactaatatatatatacctccccAACTACAATTAGGAAAACTTTAGCAACTAATCCTTCCTGTCAAACTTCAAACTATCACCGAGATGAAAGGAATTGTATGATCATAGCTTGGTAACAAAGGTTTCGAAATATACAGTATCAAAAACAGAAGGTCCAACTCTAAATTGGCAACACGATGATGACCAGACCCAATAGCCACATCGAGCGATACCACTGCCGAACAACACACCGATCGACAACAGCTAGTTCGCAGCTCGCACAGTCTCCGCAGTTCAATCGTACGATCTATCCCCAACCCTCcagcaacacacacacacagtcaCAGATGCAATCATCTCGCATCGCTACGTTATTCTAGGCGACGACGACACgagtgggggggggggtcaaTCACACGGTAGCACGGCGAGGCGTAGGGGGGAAGGAATCAGTTCTTACCCCCATTCGACGGCGAGGGCCTCGTAGTCCCAGTACTCCCTGGGGCGGTGCACGTTCACGTCGGCGTAGACGCGGGCCGTcgacatggccgccgccgccgctaccgacGCCACCGAGCGGGCGCGGGGGAGGGACCCCGCgtgcgcccccgccgccgcgagcgccgcGACGGCGCCTGTGGCGAGGGAGCcgacggtggcgaggagggaggggagtaTGGCGctcgtggtggcggtggcggtggccggcgcgcgcggcgaggcccgatcggattttttttttccttcttctggGTGGGGTCGGGTGCTCTGGTCGGGTCGGAACGCGACGGGGTCGCTATATCATATCAGGTCACGGCGAGGGGGGCGGGTTGTTTTGGCGGCTTCCCGCTGAAAAAGGGGGTGTGCGCCATCGCGCAGCACGCCGGTTTCTGAACAAGAGATGCGTGCACAGCTCCTGCAGCAGCGAgttgtctgtttttttttccggaaCACGTAAAAGGATTGTAGGTTATTTCTGATTGCAGTAATTGGAACCAGGTTTTAGCTAACCGGTTGAAAACTACGAAACTTCAAGGTTTCGAGATTGGATGAAAGTAGATTCCGGGTAGACTTTGAATGGTGTTgaagaatttaaatttaaattttaacgaAAGATGTCGTATAGCTAAGATCGGAATCCAGCACTTATGACGCTTCTCTCTTGTGGCCCGATATTCTAGTAatgggataactctcgctttgatcaaGTGCAacgtttgcgacgtggctaccaaccagaacaagtccagaacgccgtgcaatcgctacaccacaaatgatgtcgtaccaaccgtaacgtgcggttgatgatccctacaatgcaaacgagagaacactacaggaacaaaataaaatgcaatctaaatattgcgaataggggATAACTCTCACTTTGATCGAGTGCAacgtttgcgacgtggctatcaaccagaacaagtccagaaCGCTGTGAAATCGCTACACCATAAATGATGTCGTACCAACTGTAACgtgcggttgatgatccctacAATGCAAACGAGAAAACACTGTAAGAACAaaataagatgcaatctaaatattgcgaataggggATTAAACACAAAGGAATAGTtacgattgaagtggtagatctaatcgacccggaAAATCAACACACCAATTATTGGGGGCTCTAAATTtatagtcgccgactaatcaAGCGAGGACAAGAGACAAGTGAATgacacttggcaaaattcaacttaACAAAACTCAATTGTTCTAGAGGGTGTACATAGACATTTATAGAAGAAAATAGATCAAAGGTttagtgctaattcgtggaggtgggcCTAGTGTATTACAAGGTCCAAGTaccaagttcggtttcagcaacaacacTGCTTTGTTTTGACAATTCCCGTTTACTCGGAATGAATTTGTATATGAAaccggatgcgtttgaaaggtgacgagctttccatcaagtctAACATCACCCGAATCGGAGTTGGCATAAAGACACTAGGTCCATTTGAAGTCAATGCTGTCTCTGGAGGTCAaactggattccaaaactcattggaGATGTATATTGTAGATCCTCCATTCATCCGATGTATTCTTGggcaatgttttatatttctcatgtttGGTTGTATACATATACTTGATCTCAACCTATTGGCAAAATCCTTTAGGTGTGTTTAGATAATAGAAAATGAAGGGTAGGATTGGGATTGAGAAATTGATGAAGGGTTATAATTAAATAGAAGaaggagaatgaatggttaggatttaaagatgtattttggtgggtgggaaattactttattatcccattagccaaacactACCTTATACTTTAGACCGGAGGTAGTATTCAAAAGTTGTTTATGGTAATTGGCTGCAACTCTTTTATATACTCTTTATAAAACAAAAGCATCTTTGAATTTGCCGTTACCAAAatcttcatcattttttttgaacggaaaaaTCTTCATCATTGAATCCTCAATGTATTGCTACTGAACAATGTAACGCATTTTCATTTTGCCAACAAAATGGAAAGATAATGAGTCTGTGTACCGTCACGTCATTAATTGTGGGCCTCCATCAGTTTTTGGGCTTAAGGCCTTAACACCTGGACCACTCGACGCAACCCAGCTGGAGGCCCAGTACAGTGCCAGCGccgaaaaggaaaaagtatacttccATGCCCTCGACTATCGTCCGAGTACGATTCATATCCTCTAACCATAAAACCGGCTATATCGACTCCTTAACTATCAAAACTGGTGCAAACAATATCTCTCAGTGATTTTGGAGGTtattttggctgatgtggcgcctacgtggtggTCTTGACCAAGTCTTTGTCGtacgtgacgcttacgtggcattagaataaaataaaaacaaaaataaaacaaatatatgggacccatatgtcattcgcAAGGAAAAAAAggtattgtgggacccacatatcatcctctctctccttctcttcttcctccccctctctctccctccggcCTCTCTTCTCGGGACGACGACggtagggagcggcggcggcggtggtgtcaGTGGGGACGGTGGCGGCTCCTCCCCGAAGCATGAAgcacgccgtcctcctcctcctcctcctcctctcctccccatcaCCACAGCCAccgctccccaccgccaccaccgctgccactccgcaccgccgcctccgtcgctccccaccgccgccgtcgccgctccccaCCGCCTCTTCCCCCACCGTCACCGCTGCTGCTTCTAACCGCCGCCACTCCCCACCACCACAACCGTCGCTCCCcaccgccacagccgccgccgccgctccccaccgccacagccgccgccgcctctccccatcgccgtcgtcccgAGAAGAGAGAGgccggagggagagagagggggagggaggatgacatgtgggtcccacaatttttttttgcgaatgacatatgggtcccacatatttttttatttttattctaatgccacttGAGTGTCACGTAGGACAAAGACTTGGTTAAGaccgccacgtaggcgtcacgtcagccaaaaccaccgagaaatattgtttgcatggttttgacagttggaggagtcgatatactCGGTGTTATGGTTGGAGGACACGAATCATACTCGGGCGATAATTGAGagagtcaaagtatactttttcccgCCGAAAAACACCTTACGTGAGTTTGGATTTCCTTTCTCGGCTGGGCCAAATTCTCTTGGGCCTGAGGATTGGACCAGACTCTAGAGGGCCTAACAGAAATGGCCGTACACTAATAGTCTAATTCCAACACTGGTAAAAACTCTCTAATGGTCAAAACCGATCCAGCAACTGTCCTATCCCTCTCAAAGAAACAGCAATtatagcatatatataatcgcgtaagagcaaggataatagtagaAGCTCACTATCTATTATTAGCCTATTTTATAgccaacacatataatagattagctataaggttggctataattttcttctcctatctctatctctcacttatacatttattatttttattttggagcttgtgttaagctagctcttgcataagagccaacacctttaatttttttgttacCTCTCTCCTGcacataagcttatagtaagcttatagctcactattatacttgctgtAATAAAGGTTTGTTTCCAAAAATCGTTCATACCGCGGCATCCCTCTTTTTGCTCGTTTTCACAACATGCGCACACTGCAAACTGCGAAAGCAAAGGAAAACGCGTGATCGTAAGCAAATCGTTCTCCCGTTCCGTGCTACTCGTACTAGAGTCTAGTCTAGATACGTTGGTCAACCAGGTCCAGATATGCCCTTCCCGATACCAACCCCAGCTGATCCCGTACAAGTCGCACGTTCACTCGGATCTGCTTCCGCCGGTTCAGAGTTCGCCCTCTCCCCTTCGCGCTCCCGCGGAAGAAAACGGCGGTATCATCTTTTCGAAAATGGATCGGTCATAAACTGATCAtagttacttcctccattttatattataagattttttagtattgtccatatttatatatatatatatatatatgttaatgaatctagatatatatgtgtgcctaggttcgttaacatccatatgaatgtggacaatgatagaaagtcttataacctaaaacggaggtagtacatattataagtcattttaattttttagagcaattctacggttgAGGAGATACCATAAGAtataaaaatttagtgtaaaatttggtacctcatagtataAAAGAAAAGGTGGTACCTCGTGTAGCTCcttaaggaccgtaaaattgtttttttaaggttgtaataagtttatagaaatatatagcaatattttcaatacaaaacaaagaaactatcaaCATATATTCAATATGTTAGATTTAATGGAATCAATTtagtgttataaatattactatatttttctataaatttggttaaactttttGAAGTTCAACTctaaaaaattcaaaacgatttataatgtAAACAAATGAAATAATGTATTTTTTCAATATCAATAGCAATATAGTTGCGAAGTGAGCGTAACTCAACTGGTTAGTTTCCTCGTGGTGGAACCAAGATATACTGGCGGCTCAGTTTTTTGAAGGTGCTTATAGGGTCCCGGGTAAGATATGTGTATGTGTTTATATGGGTGAGTGCACACGCATTATAAATGTCTGTGTTTGTATTGTATTTCTCaataaaaaattagcaatatactccctctgtttcaaaatatttgacaccgttgactttttaatatatgtttgaccgttcgtcttattaaaaaaattatgaaatatgtaaaactttatgtgtacatgaaagtatatttaacaatgaatcaaatgatatgaaaagaataaataattacttaatttctttttgaataagacgaatggtcaaacacgtattaaaaaatcaacggtgtcaaatattttaaaatggagggagtagtaatgtGAAAGGACTTCAATTTATGCAGGTCCAGAATTATATAAACGGCAGAAAAATGATTTCAACCTATATTCCATTTCCACCTATACGGCGCTCCTAGCTTTGGGTAGCTAACAAACGCGTCTCCCCTACCGTTAGTCCCGCgtctcctcccccgcgcccccGCGTCGTGCCGTGCTCCCGCGGCTAACCTTTAGGCTTTAGCCTAGCCCGACCGACCGGTAAACACGCGCCCCACCACATCGCCCCTCGCCCCGCCTATACacacgccaccaccaccacgcgcgACGGACACGCTCCCCCTCACTTTCACTCCACCACACACACTTCGCGGTTCGCACGACGAACAAACGGGCAGAAAAACCCTGCCACGACGACCCACGACTGAGCCGAGCGTACGCACGCACCCACGTACGCCATGGGGGCgctgcggcggtggctgccgtgctgctgctgctgtcacggcggcggaggaggtggtggtggtgggagcgTGGGGGATGGGCTGGTGTGGGACGTGGCCCTGAAGGCGCACGCGTCGGGGGACTACTCCGTGGCCGTGGCGCAGGCGAACGAGGCGCTGGAAGACCAGGCGCAGGTGTTCGtctccccggcggcgacgcTCGTCGGCGTGTACGACGGCCACGGCGGCCCCGAGGCGGCGCGGTTCGTCAACAAGCGCCTCTTCTCCCTCATCCAAGGTCTCGATCACTGATTCACTTCCTCATCCATCCTGATCAAACGCGCAGTACGAGTAAATTAGCAATAAAGAGAGATGTATCGATCGATTTCGTCGTGCAGAGTTCGCGGCGCAGAGCGGCGGCATCTCGGCGGAGGTGCTCGAGAAGGCGTTCGGCGAGACGGAGGAGGAGTTCGTGGTGTCGGTGCAGAGGTCGTGGCCGTCGCAGCCGAGGATCCTGTCCGTCGGCTCGTGCTGCCTCGTCGGCGCCATCGAGGACGGCACGCTCTACGTCGCCAACCTCGGCGACTCCCGCGCCGTGCtcggccgccgcgctgccgccggcgccgcccacgGCCGCAAGGGCAAGAACAGGGTGGTTCCCGAGCGCCTCTCCAGGGACCACAacgtcgccgacgaggacgtCCGCCGCGAGCTCAAAGAGCTACACCCCGACGACTCCCACATCGTCCTCAACACCCATGGCGTCTGGCGCATCAAAGGAATCATCCAGGTAATATAATcaaccaaacatttttttttaacgattCGCACATGACGGTGCGAAATTCTATTGATATAGCAGAAGAAAAATTACGAGATTATAACCCAGAAAGATCATAACCACTGATCAACCAAACATCGAATCATcgattctttctttctttctcgcAAGATCAAGCTGCTGATCGATGCATATGCAGGTGTCGAGGTCGATCGGCGACGTGTACCTGAAGAAGCCGGAGATATGCAAGAGCAATCCGATGCTGCAGCAGACGATCTGCCCGTTCCCGCTGCGGCGGCCGGTGATGAGCGCGGTGCCGACGATCAAGACGAGGAAGCTGAGGCCAGGGGACCAGTTCGTGATCTTCGCGTCGGACGGGCTGTGGGAGCAGCTCaccgacgaggcggcggtggcgatcgtGGCCGGGAGCCCGAGACGGGGCGTGGCGATGAGGCTGGTCAGGGCGGCGCagctggaggcggcgaggaagaaggaCGTGAAGTACGAGAGGATCAGGACGATCGAGAAGGGGCAGAGGAGGCACTTCCACGACGACATCACCGTCGTCGTGCTCTTCCTCGACAAGTGCCGCGGCAaggccggccgcggcgacgagATCGACGGCACCGACGGCCCCGTCGACGTCTTCTCCCTCAGCCCCGACGACCGGGAGGACCCGACCAGGCCAGTGCTCCGTTGATCGACGGCGGCCGGAGCTTCAattccagccgccgccggtggtgtgTGTACGTACATACGACTGTCCTTGGTTCTTTAATTTGCTCCCCAAATCGAGGTTTGCATTTGGCGCGAAATTGGCCGTTTCAGCCAGAAAGGTTTGGTTTTTTAAGTTGCCAGTTGCCACGCAGGTCTGGTGTTCATCACCCTCAAATCGTTTTCTGGTTCAAAGCTTCAAAATTCAATTTGTTTTGGTTGGTTTTCTAGAAATAATGCTGCAACCACTTCATCCGAGAGAACTACGTGTAATTTAGTTGTGAAGAGTAGACagtagtagtactgtagtagtgTCGTGTCTTGTAAATTCTAAACAGAACAAGTTGCTCAAGCTTCTCCATTGGAGAGAGGCATCCAAATTTGTTACTCCATCTGTTCTGTTAGTGTTCTTGAATGCAGCCAAGCCAACCAAAGCAGACATTGGGTCTCACAATTCACAAAATTCAGATCGAGAAGCTCAACGAAGTCcactgtgcatgcatgcatcaccatcatcactCATCAGCGGCAAAACATGAGTCATATAGTCTTGCTGAAATTTTGCATGAAATTTTGAGGATAAGAGGGCAGCCACAATCTTGGATCGGTTCAACCAACACTTGTGAGCTGTGACTTCACCGGTCAACATGGGTGCTGTCCTCTCTTCCAAACTGCATTTATTTGTAGAGATGAAAAAGATATTTGTCAAGCAAGTGCTTTGAAGATTTCTTGGTAGTGGGTTGGATAGTTTCCAAGTTAGCTGAGCCGTGAAAGCGAAAGCAAATTTCCAGTTCTGCAATTGCGGTTGCTGATCCATTCAACGAAGAACCATAGTCTACCGGGTTCAAACGCAAGTCAAAAGTACACTAGTGCTATAACGCGTAGGACTGTCCAAAtggcatttttttctttttaatctgAATAGGAATGGAATCCTTATTATACAAAAAACAGTGAACACGAATGATTCGGGAATTCCTACTGCTTTTCAATCCTGAAGTTTCTGAAGAATCTGATACAGAGGTGGTGGCGTAGTTTTTAGCTGTAGCTTGACCAAATGACCATGTGTTTTGAGTCCTGAGTCCAGGTCTCTCATTCTGGTTTTTGGCTCTTGACTTCTGAATCACTTCATTGCAGGTCATCGCAGGTGGTTAGAAACTTTACTACTAGCATAATTGCATTTGCTTATGATCAGCTTGACTTTGACTCCAGCTACAAGGCGACCTGACAAAACCAATGGGGCGTGTCAGTTTGTTGTTTCCATGTGACTTGTTCTTGCaagtcattttttttccctctcgaCAACAGTTACCGGGAGACAATCATGCATTAAATTGCTAGTTGTTGGTACCGGTTTACGCCAAAATCGCACCATCACGAGTTTAGCCTGAAAATATCAGAATAACTAGCCGGTACCCCCGCGCTTCGCTGCGGTGAGCTAGGAAGATTGCGCATGTTCCAGTAATAAGACTATAATTAAAATCTTGATATAATCAGGTCTTGTTGAATGGCATGTATTAAAgaatgataaaaatatatagtgaaCGGTTAATATTTACACGGATAAATGAGCTAGTGTGTCGGTTGGACATCACATAGCACTATTGCTTATATTGGCAGCACTGCAATAAACATACTACATGAGGTAGATATGGATAAAACAATGGTTATTGTTTGGATGGTTGTGTAGCATTTCCTTCCCCAAGTTACATGATGTAAACAACTACCTGCTTGAAGAGCTTTCTTCTTTCAGGACAAATGGAAGGCATAAATTTTTCCAAGCTTTATCCCTATCTAGAGCGAACTGCTTTCATCCTGTCGCAAAGTTGAACGTCTATTAATTGAAATTGTAGAAGTCATTGTGGTTGCCTTTCTTCGAAGAGTTTCAACCTGAATATATGTTGATCGCTTTGCTACATGGGTGCTATATGCACTAATGCATCATAAAAATAAACTGATAACCACCAATTTAATACTTTGATTCCCCCATGAATCAATGGAAACAAATGTTATCTGTCCATGTGACCAGCACTAAGAAAAAACACAAACTCTATAGTTACCTGCTGGTGCCATTTAATTTCCATGGTACATTGGGAAATAATTTGTTCAATAAGTTTGACATTATTTGATTTAACATAAACACTAAAAGCCTAGCACAAGAACACTATCATCCATCACCAGCACTAAGATAAAATCAAAACATTTACTGATGCTGAAGACCTCTAAAATCATGCACTTAATTTGGAACTGAAATGCTGCTTAAACAGGTATTTTACAATTGTTTTTATGAGCAGGTataattaaagaaataaaaaatggcATACCATGCATTACTCTCTATTAATGCTCTGATCAGGGTGCACAAAGCCACAAAAAGCTGGGGTTTCCACCAACTATATTTGGCAAGTGCAATACCAGGATATGAAGATAATAACGTTTAGCCTGAAAAAGATATTAGAACATATCCCTTGTTTAAGAACATATACTAATTATCAATCTGATAAGAAAGCAATGAGAAGAACATTTAGTTTTACCTGTCCTCTATTTACGAATTACTCAATTATTCTATGCTTGTCTTTGGTAATGATTATTGATGGATTATAAACCAACCTGCCAAAAGTGGAAATAGGAAAGGAAACAAACCATCTTGAGTGAGTATACAAAAAGCAAGAGCAGCAGAATGAGGCTATAGAAACTGTTAAGATATAAAGGCTACAGTTTTGCTATCCAAGATTCTAATTAGGACATGCTTCCAAAAGGTTTCCCTAAAAAAAGTGCTCCCAAAAGCTTCACCGTTTAACTTGAAATTGGTCAGAACACCTGCGCTCAAAGTTTCTACTTTTAATGCAGATGAAGCCCATAGCAGGGAAGAGATCCCCATTTAAAAAAAGGAtatgaaagagaaagaggagcagACAGCAAATTGTAACTGAAAGAAGCTCATCACAGCAACTGAATTACCTCCAAAGACCTCCAATAAGTAAGGAGTAGGAGTTCGGCATTCAAATTAGCATACCAAGATGGCATCTTTAATACAAATTGGCATGGAAATCCGCTTGTCTAACTGCAAGAACAATGGATGAACATATAGGAAACACGCCAAGCTGAGATCCTGCCAGATTACAGTACCACATTGTTTAACCAAGCTACCATTGCAAATCCCTTCTCAGCAGCAAACAAATAGACAGAGAGAACTGCAGCAAAAGAAGTACATGCAGAACATaattttaatagtataagctGTGAATTTGCTGATTTGCAATAACTACAAAGAATCAACCTGCTCCTGGCAATGCACCTCAACAGCTACCCACCGTCGAACAGAGCACCGCTTTTGCTCCCTCTGAGCTTCagtgaaaaaacaaatttgcagATCATAAAATTGTGTGGTATTGGCCTATTGAGGGCTTCCTATCGTTCCCAACATCATTGAGTGGCTCCATCTTACGTACTCTCACCAACAAAacagaaccaccaccaccagtaaATGCATGAAAGCATGAGACAGTGGGCCATGGCCAGGGAGACAACGTGGGCACATCAAGATCAGCTGGTCATGGTTAGCATTGAACAAAATTAGAGAACATAATCTCCCAACCATGGTAGGACACAGGGAATGCGGTGGAAACAAATGTTGTATAACAACACAATGAACGAATAATTACTTTACTGAAGGAAAAGTAAAAGCATACCTAGCCTGGTGGAGAAGGAAATCAAAGCGGCTAGCCGGACCATAGTGTGGCAGCGGATTGAGAAATGTCACACATCTCATCCTGCCATTTCGTCAAGCATAACAAAATTATACTTAAATTTAACATCCCTGAAATACATAAAAGCTTAGGTCCTTAAAAGCAATGCAAGGAACAGGGAATCGAACCAAAAGCTAAGCACAAAAGGCACAGAAGAGGAAAGAGGGAAAATAAGAGGTGCAGACGTCGTCGTACCTGCGGAAGAGGAGGCAACGATTGGGGATCCACTGAGCCGATAGGAGGCGAGGTCACCGCTGGCGCTGAAGATGGAAGGGTTCGCGAGAGGGCGAGAGAGGGTACCGCCGGGAAGCAACCCATCGACGGGGAGGCCACTCGCCGTCGGCTCGAAAAAGAGGAGCgggaagaaagaaaggaagaccacaacgacggcggaggcggcggcggcggcgcgtgcccGTGTACGGGACGAAGGAATCACTCCGCaagaaggcggcagcggcggcgacggccaggCCTCACTCCGCaagatttggggattttggggagggaggagccGAGGATGTCGAGATGGTGCCAGCCGCGTCAATTGGTTCGCCTAGGGAAGCGAGGATGGAGGGGATCGGGGAAGCCATGTGGGACGGAGCGATGCGCGTGCGAGGTGTGGATGGTTGGATCAAACCAACGCGCGGACATCAGACGGTGCATGCATGGCAAGGGACTGTAGTTCTGTAGCACATTTTCCTAGACTGTGGTTCATCGAATCACTGCTGGTAGTGGGGTCAAAAAACAAAGGATTTAATATGATATGATAGGGGGAACACCATCTAAATAGTTACGaaaatttttcaataattttgaCAACATTCTTACTACATACTACTCTAAACTTAACTCACacattaagaaataaaaaagacaaacccaTGTACGAGAAACACCCAAGGGTCTTCGGCTAGCTCCAAAGTTGGTGGACTAGATGACCTAAGTTTGAAACCTCATcatttctaattatttgatattaggttattccctaatattcacgtcttttttttcaaactcaatGTATAAATAGATATTATTTGGTATTAAGttattccctaatattcacgtcctttttttttaaactcaaTGTATAAATAGATATTACATTACTATTTGtatctgatttttttcttctcaaagtGTAGATGgagagggattagaatccattcCCAATAATATGTATAAATCGTGACATCCATTTTAAGAGATATTTTGCAAACAGAGAACTCCAAACTCTGGAAAACTAGAACTTCCGAACATCAGAACCTCAAATTACAACTTCAAAC from Oryza glaberrima chromosome 3, OglaRS2, whole genome shotgun sequence carries:
- the LOC127767387 gene encoding probable protein phosphatase 2C 29 encodes the protein MGALRRWLPCCCCCHGGGGGGGGGSVGDGLVWDVALKAHASGDYSVAVAQANEALEDQAQVFVSPAATLVGVYDGHGGPEAARFVNKRLFSLIQEFAAQSGGISAEVLEKAFGETEEEFVVSVQRSWPSQPRILSVGSCCLVGAIEDGTLYVANLGDSRAVLGRRAAAGAAHGRKGKNRVVPERLSRDHNVADEDVRRELKELHPDDSHIVLNTHGVWRIKGIIQVSRSIGDVYLKKPEICKSNPMLQQTICPFPLRRPVMSAVPTIKTRKLRPGDQFVIFASDGLWEQLTDEAAVAIVAGSPRRGVAMRLVRAAQLEAARKKDVKYERIRTIEKGQRRHFHDDITVVVLFLDKCRGKAGRGDEIDGTDGPVDVFSLSPDDREDPTRPVLR